ACGCCGTCTCCACCGGTCTCGGGGCCAGCTGCATTCCACTTCTTCACGTACATCGACCTAGACAGGTGAGTGCGGACAGCGCGCTTCAAAACTTCTGTACCGTGGCCATGAATGATTTTGATTCTGTTTTCACCATTTAAGGCTGCTGCATCCAACTGACCTTCAAGAAGCGCCATAGCGTCGTCTTGAGATTTGCCGCGAATATCGATGGTTCTTTCGGTGTCTGTCAAAGTCACCTGAACACCAGAAGCGCGGCGTAAGGCTCCTTGTGTCGGGTTTGAAACCGTTTGCGACGGTCGAAGCTGCGACCACGGGATCGAGATTCTCATTGAATTTGCAAGAACCAGGATTTCGCCTTTGGCATTGGCTTTACCTTGAACAAGACCCTCTCCGCCAATCGATGGAACAAAAATTTTCGAGCCCGGAGGATACACCTTTTCGAACTCTTCCAGAGTGTCAATTTTCTTGCGGTTGTTGCCTGAGCCTGGCGGGGGAGCTTTGATAATTTCAGGAAGTTTTAATTTCACTTCTTGAAGTCGTTCGTGTTTCTGGAAAATATTCTGCACTTGAGAAAAGTCGAGCATCTCGTCAATCTTGCGTTCAGTCTTTTTAATTGCTCTTTCCATCCACTGATCACGGTCGCGCTTAAACAAGGATATCATCTCAAGATACTTGCGCTTAGATTCTTTCGTTTCCTGCATTTCCTTGAATAGTTCTCGACGAAGCCCGTTGAGCTCTTCTTTCAACGATTCAAGATCTTTTAAGTGCTCTTGTCTCGCCTTCATTTCTGGACTCAAGTGCTCGAGGGCACGGTTCAAAATCTTTTCGGCGACCCCAACTCGCCTTGCTGTTTGCAGCGCTAAGCTCTGGCCCGGAATCCCCATAAAAAACTGGTAAGTCGGAGTGCCTGAATTTTGATTGTACTCGAGGCTTCCATTTATCACCCCGCCGTCGTGAGACCAGCCGACTTTCAATGGACCCAAGTGGGAGGTAACGACACCGAAGACTCCATTGGCAGCATAGGTTTCGAGAAAACTTCGCGCTAATGCAGACCCTTCTTCCGGATCTGTCGAACCGCAAATTTCGTCGATCAATAGTAATTCGTTGGGTCCTCGGTGGCATGCCGCCTGGTTCAAAACGGTGACGTGCGCAGCGAACGTTGAAAGGGCTGCGTCGACGCTTTGATCATCACCAACGGCGATGTGAATCCCTTGAAAGAAGGGGAGCGTCGAGCCTTCCTCAGCACAAATCGGAAGTCCGCACCGGGCCATCTGAGCCGCTAAACCCACACTCTTCAGCAGGACGGTCTTTCCACCTGCATTCGGTCCAGAAAGTAAGAGGATCCGGTTACCTGCAGAAAGCTTCACTGTGTTGGGAATGACCTTCCCACCTTTCAGAGTATCTTTCAGAAGAAGAACCGGGTGTCTGACGTCGCGTAAGTCTAATGTGTCTTCCGAAAATTTGACGGGATTCGCCTCTAAAATTTCCGCAAGCTTTGCTTTGGCAAATGTGAGATCAGCTTCAAGCAGCGCTTCACTGGAGGTTTGAAAATCAAGGACTCGCGATTTTAGAAAACGAGAAAGCTGCGTTAAGAGACGTTCGACTTCTTCTTCAATTTCGACGTCGATCTGCTTCAATCGATTATTGAGTGGAACCACATCGTCGGGTTCCATAAAAACGGTTTGCTTTGACTGGCTCGCGCCGTGAATGATTCCTGGAAATGCATGCTGCATTCCAGACTTTACCGGGATTACCCAACGACCCTCTCGAGTCGTGACAAACTTCTCTTGCACCACGGGATCCATTTCGTGCGCCTTTACAAGACGATCGAGAGTGCCGTGAAGCGCCTTTGTCTGGCTCGTCTTTTCCCGGTGGAGATTATTGAGTGCTTCGCTTGCATCAGTGCGAATTTCTCCGTTTGGGCTCATCAGTTGATCGATGGCGGCCAGCGGAAGAGCAGCGTTCATCAATAGGGTTTTTAGGTGATTCACCCAAGAGTTTTCGAAAGGTTTAATCACTTCAGTTAGCGCGATGATTTCCGTACAAAACCGGCGGACATCGCGAAGCTCGATGGGTTGTAAAACTCCGTCACGTTTAAGTCGGGCCTGCCAAGTCGAAAAAAGATCCAGGCTTTCAGCAAATG
The Deltaproteobacteria bacterium DNA segment above includes these coding regions:
- a CDS encoding Smr/MutS family protein is translated as MSLTQGKFGESIDWGVIVSRLELLATSEPARSKLRMLSCLEDEADATRSFAQIENARSVLTMGERPFAESLDLFSTWQARLKRDGVLQPIELRDVRRFCTEIIALTEVIKPFENSWVNHLKTLLMNAALPLAAIDQLMSPNGEIRTDASEALNNLHREKTSQTKALHGTLDRLVKAHEMDPVVQEKFVTTREGRWVIPVKSGMQHAFPGIIHGASQSKQTVFMEPDDVVPLNNRLKQIDVEIEEEVERLLTQLSRFLKSRVLDFQTSSEALLEADLTFAKAKLAEILEANPVKFSEDTLDLRDVRHPVLLLKDTLKGGKVIPNTVKLSAGNRILLLSGPNAGGKTVLLKSVGLAAQMARCGLPICAEEGSTLPFFQGIHIAVGDDQSVDAALSTFAAHVTVLNQAACHRGPNELLLIDEICGSTDPEEGSALARSFLETYAANGVFGVVTSHLGPLKVGWSHDGGVINGSLEYNQNSGTPTYQFFMGIPGQSLALQTARRVGVAEKILNRALEHLSPEMKARQEHLKDLESLKEELNGLRRELFKEMQETKESKRKYLEMISLFKRDRDQWMERAIKKTERKIDEMLDFSQVQNIFQKHERLQEVKLKLPEIIKAPPPGSGNNRKKIDTLEEFEKVYPPGSKIFVPSIGGEGLVQGKANAKGEILVLANSMRISIPWSQLRPSQTVSNPTQGALRRASGVQVTLTDTERTIDIRGKSQDDAMALLEGQLDAAALNGENRIKIIHGHGTEVLKRAVRTHLSRSMYVKKWNAAGPETGGDGVTWAELKD